A single Anopheles maculipalpis chromosome 3RL, idAnoMacuDA_375_x, whole genome shotgun sequence DNA region contains:
- the LOC126565187 gene encoding uncharacterized protein LOC126565187, with protein sequence MKLFLVLLLASVAWAQRPQTVQVIDKLQEVHPLYRQIQDYVINTISEARLSSSAKIYDFHRDIIMIKSTFLGTSIRQEQELLHQINGQPLSVDQQCLSFVRQNADVNMNLAGVSYSTCITNAGDTLVTTVKAFYKELDANEADYVGVGLFEEFRNENIFFNPQSIISKLESRMFRLEDFPTHIGSELLDAVAGFTNSLDIIRMNYVSCMTGGEQLLMSALQLAQMQLEVVCNAQPVPPQAPPAPPANPESYEPIPEPEPVPESEPVPESEPVPEPEPVPEH encoded by the exons ATGAAACTCTTTTTGGTGCTTCTGCTGGCAAGC GTTGCCTGGGCACAGCGTCCCCAGACGGTGCAAGTGATCGATAAGCTGCAAGAAGTGCACCCGCTGTACAGACAGATCCAAGACTATGTGATCAATACGATCTCGGAAGCTCGTCTATCGAGCTCGGCCAAGATCTACGATTTCCACCGGGACATCATCATGATCAAAAGCACCTTCCTCGGCACGTCGATCCGCCAGGAGCAGGAACTGCTGCATCAGATCAACGGACAACCACTGTCGGTCGACCAGCAGTGTTTGAGCTTCGTGCGCCAAAATGCTGATGTAAACATGAACCTGGCCGGTGTATCCTACAGCACGTGTATCACGAACGCGGGCGATACGCTCGTAACCACCGTGAAGGCTTTCTACAAGGAGTTGGACGCAAACGAGGCGGATTACGTTGGTGTTGGGCTGTTTGAGGAGTTCCGCAACGAGAACATCTTCTTCAATCCGCAAAGCATCATTTCCAAGCTCGAGTCCCGTATGTTCCGACTGGAGGACTTCCCGACCCACATCGGCAGCGAGCTGTTGGACGCGGTTGCCGGTTTTACTAACTCGCTGGACATCATTCGCATGAACTATGTCAGCTGCATGACGGGTGGTGAACAGCTGCTGATGTCCGCCTTGCAGTTGGCACAGATGCAGTTGGAGGTGGTTTGTAATGCCCAGCCGGTTCCTCCCCAAGCGCCGCCTGCACCTCCTGCCAATCCGGAAAGCTACGAACCGATCCCGGAACCGGAACCTGTACCAGAATCGGAACCGGTGCCAGAATCGGAACCAGTTCCAGAACCGGAACCAGTCCCGGAACACTAA
- the LOC126564498 gene encoding monocarboxylate transporter 10, whose protein sequence is MTENSRIVKDSVAPVIVKGAAANGHHPQLNGGHAALGLDGKKVAVPLLEADAHAMHEPPDGGTRAWLVMIGAFLCNGVLFGVINTYSVVYLSLQKQLQEIGDGEASSKAALVGSLTIGTTFLLSPVSGILTDKIGLRRTTFIGGLLTCSGMFLSSFFTHSVTALYFTYGIMFGLGAALAYTPSLAILGHYFKRYLGLVNGVVTAGSSVFTAIMPVCLDYLVQHMGLKISFRILAIISSFVIFCALLYKPLQPPPPPPKVKPGRSAVNTLLRSFINFDNWKKKRYIIWAVSIPIALFGYFVPYVHMGKFVKDNFPDKGENLPVMCIGITSGLGRLIFGYIADMPRINRVLLQQMSFVLIGTLTMCLPATGSFPLLLTIALAMGLFDGCFISLLGPIAYDICGPRGATQAIGFLLGMCSLPLTLGPPVAGMLYDKTGSYQLPFILAGIPPLFGASTMFLIRCVKDDDPKQQTVVTADPNLEPLAHTAWDCENPIDGKPLNGQLLHPERRATLASSESLTAEKNETG, encoded by the exons ATGACCGAGAACTCGAGAATCGTTAAAGATAGTGTGGCGCCTGTAATCGTCAAGGGTGCAGCAGCGAATGGACATCACCCACAGCTAAACGGTGGCCATGCTGCACTCGGGCTGGATGGGAAGAAGGTGGCTGTGCCGTTACTGGAGGCGGACGCCCATGCGATGCATGAGCCACCGGATGGTGGAACGCGTGCATGGCTTGTGATGATCGGTGCGTTCCTTTGCAACGGTGTCCTGTTCGGTGTGATCAACACGTACAGCGTGGTGTACCTGAGTCTTCAGAAGCAGCTGCAGGAGATCGGTGACGGTGAAGCGTCCAGCAAAGCGG CTCTCGTGGGATCGCTAACGATCGGTACAACATTTCTCTTATCTCCAGTGTCCGGTATTCTCACGGATAAGATCGGTCTTCGGCGAACTACCTTCATCGGAGGGCTTCTAACATGCAGCGGGATGTTTCTGTCGTCGTTCTTCACGCACAGCGTGACCGCACTGTACTTCACGTACGGTATCATGTTCGGTTTGGGCGCGGCACTCGCTTACACACCTTCGCTCGCAATTCTTGGCCATTACTTCAAGCGATACCTCGGGCTGGTGAATGGCGTTGTCACGGCAGGCTCCAGTGTCTTCACCGCCATCATGCCCGTCTGTCTAGACTATTTGGTTCAACATATGGGACTGAAGATTTCGTTCCGCATCCTAGCAATCATCTCTAGCTTCGTGATATTTTGTGCCCTGCTGTACAAACCACTGcaacctccaccaccaccaccaaaggtAAAGCCGGGCCGTTCGGCAGTGAATACGCTCCTCCGTTCGTTCATCAATTTTGAcaattggaagaaaaagcgTTACATTATCTGGGCCGTCTCGATCCCGATCGCCCTGTTCGGGTACTTTGTGCCGTACGTCCATATGGGCAAGTTTGTGAAGGATAATTTCCCGGACAAGGGTGAAAATTTGCCCGTTATGTGCATCGGCATTACGTCTGGATTGGGACGACTCATCTTCGGCTATATTGCAGACATGCCACGCATCAATCGGGTGCTACTGCAGCAGATGTCGTTTGTGTTGATCGGTACGCTGACGATGTGCTTACCGGCCACTGGTTCGTTCCCGCTGCTACTGACAATTGCGCTGGCGATGGGTTTGTTCGATGGGTGCTTCATTTCGCTGCTGGGACCGATTGCTTACGATATCTGTGGACCTCGTGGTGCTACGCAAGCTATCGGATTCCTGCTCGGAATGTGTTCACTGCCACTAACGCTAGGACCACCCGTTGCTGGTATGCTGTACGATAAGACCGGTTCCTACCAGCTGCCATTTATTCTGGCAGGAATTCCACCACTGTTCGGTGCCAGCACCATGTTCCTTATACGATGCGTCAAGGATGACGATCCGAAGCAGCAGACGGTGGTAACGGCGGACCCGAACCTGGAACCGTTGGCACACACAGCCTGGGACTGTG AAAACCCAATCGACGGTAAACCACTGAACGGACAGCTGCTACATCCTGAGCGCCGAGCAACGCTGGCCAGTTCAG AATCACTTACCGCGGAAAAGAATGAAACGGGTTAG